From a single Vibrio tubiashii genomic region:
- the purU gene encoding formyltetrahydrofolate deformylase — MEKKTLLTHCTDAPGLISKITNICYKHQLNIIHNNEFVDNTSGHFFMRTELEGYFNDQTFLADLDQALPEGAKRKLIGSNRKRVVILVTKEAHCLGDILMKNYDGSLDVEIAAVVGNYDTLQSLTEKFDIPYHHVSHEGLNREEHEKKMLEVIDQYQADYLVLAKYMRVLTPSFVEKYHHKIINIHHSFLPAFIGAKPYQQAYERGVKIIGATAHFVTNDLDEGPIIKQDVIPVDHNFSAQDMAQAGRDVEKNVLSKALNKVLNDHVFVYGNKTVIL, encoded by the coding sequence ATGGAAAAGAAAACACTACTGACACACTGCACTGACGCCCCAGGTCTTATTTCAAAGATCACCAACATTTGTTACAAACACCAACTCAATATTATTCACAACAACGAGTTTGTAGATAACACTAGCGGTCACTTCTTTATGCGTACCGAGCTTGAAGGTTACTTCAATGATCAGACCTTTTTAGCCGACCTCGACCAAGCTTTACCAGAGGGTGCTAAGCGTAAATTGATAGGTTCAAATCGCAAACGAGTCGTCATTCTTGTCACCAAAGAAGCGCACTGCTTGGGTGACATCTTAATGAAGAACTACGACGGAAGCTTGGATGTTGAAATCGCAGCTGTCGTGGGTAACTACGATACTTTACAGAGCCTAACTGAGAAATTTGATATCCCTTATCACCACGTTTCTCATGAAGGATTGAATCGTGAAGAGCACGAGAAAAAGATGCTGGAAGTTATCGACCAGTACCAAGCAGATTACTTAGTTCTTGCTAAATACATGCGTGTACTGACTCCTTCTTTTGTCGAAAAGTACCACCACAAGATTATTAATATTCACCATAGTTTCTTGCCCGCTTTCATTGGTGCTAAACCATACCAGCAAGCTTATGAGCGCGGTGTAAAGATCATTGGCGCCACAGCGCACTTTGTGACTAACGATCTCGATGAAGGTCCAATCATCAAGCAAGACGTTATTCCAGTGGATCACAACTTTAGCGCGCAAGATATGGCGCAAGCGGGTCGTGACGTTGAAAAGAACGTATTGAGCAAAGCCCTCAACAAAGTACTCAATGATCACGTCTTTGTTTATGGCAATAAGACCGTAATCCTTTAA
- a CDS encoding ATP-dependent DNA helicase: protein MISKTFSSEGALGKAIPGFQPRQAQLDMAEAVASAIKSQSQVVVEAGTGTGKTFAYLVPALLSGKKTIISTGSKNLQEQLFHRDLPLMTNALGFYGQVALLKGRANYLCLDRLSRQMVESHNQSADPTLLSQLVKVRSWSSETKTGDLGDCDAIAEDSPVIPTITSTNDNCLGKDCPSYQECFVLKARKKAMDADVVVVNHHLFLADLAIKETGFGELIPEAEVFVFDEAHQLPDIASQYFGQSLSSRQIQELCKDIEIAYRTEAKDMRQLQKAGEKLYQTAMDLRIVLGEPGFRGNWREAVTSPSIGRELRRLEDALDFVIEVVKLALGRSQLLDSAFERANTIKARLDRVCDVSITGYSYWYETTPRHFTLHITPLTVADKFHEQIELKQGAWIFTSATLAVNDDFGHFTSRLGLKPQAQMSLPSPFDYQTQARLCVPRYLPEPNSPGMADKLVNMLTPVIEQNQGRCFFLCTSHSMMKELGERFRERLIVPVLMQGETSKQKTLAEFMELGNALLVATGAFWEGIDVRGDALSCVIIDKLPFTAPDDPLLKARIEDCQLKGGDPFSQVQIPDAVITLKQGVGRLIRDKNDKGALIICDNRLVTREYGGVFLASLPPIPRTRDLALVQDFLEHNQ, encoded by the coding sequence ATGATTTCAAAGACTTTCTCCTCTGAGGGAGCGCTAGGTAAAGCAATACCTGGCTTTCAACCGCGTCAAGCTCAGCTCGATATGGCTGAAGCGGTGGCAAGTGCAATCAAAAGCCAAAGTCAGGTGGTCGTTGAAGCCGGAACAGGGACAGGTAAAACTTTCGCCTATTTGGTGCCAGCTCTGTTAAGTGGCAAGAAAACCATTATCAGCACGGGCTCGAAAAACCTCCAAGAGCAGCTGTTTCACCGTGATTTGCCTTTGATGACCAATGCATTGGGTTTTTACGGTCAGGTTGCGTTATTGAAAGGTCGGGCAAACTACCTTTGTTTAGATCGTTTGAGTCGTCAGATGGTTGAAAGCCACAACCAAAGTGCGGATCCGACTTTGCTTAGTCAATTGGTAAAGGTGCGCAGTTGGTCGTCAGAAACCAAAACTGGCGATCTTGGTGATTGTGATGCCATTGCTGAAGACAGTCCGGTTATTCCAACTATTACCTCAACCAACGACAACTGCTTAGGTAAAGATTGCCCGAGCTACCAAGAGTGCTTTGTACTTAAAGCGAGAAAAAAGGCCATGGATGCCGATGTTGTTGTGGTCAACCATCACTTGTTTCTAGCCGATTTAGCGATTAAAGAAACCGGCTTTGGTGAATTGATTCCTGAAGCCGAAGTGTTTGTCTTTGATGAAGCGCACCAGCTCCCGGATATCGCCAGCCAGTACTTCGGTCAGTCGCTCTCTAGCCGCCAGATTCAAGAGTTATGCAAAGATATTGAGATTGCTTACCGCACGGAAGCGAAAGATATGCGTCAACTGCAAAAAGCGGGAGAAAAGCTATATCAAACCGCAATGGATTTGAGAATCGTATTAGGAGAGCCAGGTTTCCGTGGCAACTGGCGTGAGGCGGTCACTTCTCCATCTATTGGCCGTGAGCTGCGACGCTTAGAAGACGCACTCGATTTTGTTATTGAGGTTGTCAAACTCGCTCTGGGTCGTAGTCAATTACTTGATAGTGCGTTTGAAAGAGCCAATACCATAAAGGCGCGACTGGATAGAGTGTGTGATGTCTCCATTACAGGATATTCCTACTGGTACGAAACTACACCGCGCCATTTCACCTTACACATTACGCCGCTTACGGTTGCCGATAAGTTCCATGAACAAATCGAGTTAAAGCAGGGAGCTTGGATATTTACTTCGGCGACGCTTGCTGTAAATGATGACTTCGGCCATTTTACGTCCCGTTTAGGTTTGAAACCTCAGGCGCAAATGTCACTACCAAGCCCTTTTGACTATCAAACTCAAGCGCGTTTATGTGTACCAAGATACCTCCCAGAGCCCAATAGCCCAGGTATGGCGGATAAACTGGTCAATATGCTGACGCCAGTGATTGAGCAAAACCAAGGCCGATGTTTCTTCCTTTGTACGTCTCACAGCATGATGAAAGAGCTGGGAGAAAGATTTAGAGAACGTTTGATTGTCCCTGTATTGATGCAAGGGGAAACCAGTAAACAGAAAACCCTTGCTGAGTTTATGGAGCTAGGTAATGCTTTGCTCGTTGCGACAGGGGCGTTTTGGGAAGGGATAGATGTTAGAGGTGACGCGCTGAGCTGTGTTATCATCGACAAATTACCGTTTACTGCCCCCGATGACCCGCTATTAAAGGCGCGAATCGAAGATTGTCAGCTTAAAGGCGGTGACCCGTTTTCTCAGGTACAAATTCCGGATGCGGTCATCACTTTGAAGCAGGGGGTAGGGCGACTTATTCGAGATAAGAACGATAAAGGAGCACTGATTATCTGTGATAATCGACTAGTGACCCGTGAATACGGTGGTGTTTTCCTGGCGAGTTTACCACCGATACCTCGTACCCGAGACTTAGCTTTGGTGCAGGATTTTCTCGAACATAATCAATGA